In a genomic window of Brettanomyces nanus chromosome 1, complete sequence:
- a CDS encoding uncharacterized protein (BUSCO:EOG09342JWE), producing MTIESDYKFFPERKVTVIRAPFNGGQGKLGVELGPERMIEYGLLDDIKEQGWSYEVKDPLKGSDWNAMRNDSSDVYNNCKRPHMVSECCQKIFETSTEARRKKTFPITIGGDHSIGMSTLLAFVNSHPDGGIIWVDAHTDINTPSSTESGNLHGCPVAFAMGLDQEHWPSHFDWIKQLKHLVKPSQIAYIGLRDVDKGERKILKELGIAAFSMHHVDKYGINEVVQRAMKAVNPSGEAPIHVSYDVDGIDPQYVAATGTPVRGGLTLREGLFIVEELAASGVLAGLDIVEVNPSLGATEMHMVDTVNAGLSISRCALGETIL from the coding sequence ATGACTATTGAATCTGATTATAAATTTTTCCCCGAAAGAAAGGTTACTGTTATCCGTGCACCTTTCAATGGAGGTCAGGGTAAACTGGGTGTTGAACTCGGACCCGAGAGAATGATCGAATATGGTCTGTTGGATGATATCAAAGAACAAGGATGGTCCTATGAGGTTAAAGATCCTCTCAAAGGATCGGATTGGAATGCCATGAGAAACGACTCATCGGATGTTTACAACAACTGTAAGAGGCCTCATATGGTTAGTGAGTGTTGTCAAAAGATATTTGAGACATCTACAGAAGCTCGTAGGAAGAAGACTTTCCCTATCACCATTGGAGGAGATCATTCTATTGGTATGTCAACTCTTTTGGCGTTTGTTAATTCCCATCCAGATGGAGGTATCATTTGGGTGGATGCTCATACCGATATTaatactccttcttctaCGGAGTCGGGTAATTTGCACGGTTGTCCCGTTGCATTTGCCATGGGATTGGACCAGGAGCATTGGCCATCTCATTTCGACTGGATTAAACAGTTAAAACATCTTGTCAAGCCCTCTCAGATAGCGTATATTGGACTAAGAGATGTCGATAAGGGAGAAAGGAAAATCTTAAAAGAGTTGGGTATTGCTGCATTTTCTATGCATCATGTGGATAAATATGGCATTAATGAAGTGGTTCAGAGGGCCATGAAGGCTGTCAACCCAAGTGGTGAGGCACCAATTCATGTCAGTTATGATGTGGATGGCATTGATCCTCAATATGTTGCTGCTACAGGTACTCCGGTGAGAGGAGGTCTTACTTTAAGGGAAGGACTGTTTATTGTGGAGGAACTTGCAGCCTCCGGTGTTCTTGCCGGCCTTGATATAGTAGAAGTTAATCCATCTCTTGGAGCTACAGAAATGCATATGGTTGATACTGTTAATGCTGGACTATCTATATCCAGATGTGCATTAGGTGAGACCATTTTATAA
- a CDS encoding uncharacterized protein (BUSCO:EOG09341P6J), producing the protein MSNGDTTKPPKKMTNEPYKPSSADFANYYENFMPYKSIFLWLNHSQAPQNDFTHREFAFEYKSGAYQRYNSFANAQEFRNTVVKAQPVRFEVGAVYPIEPKLRKSVSKNMMKPLMKEFVLDIDLTDYDDVRTCCSGTKICPKCWKFITLAIKIVDAALREDFGFQKLIWVFSGRRGVHCWISDYRVRILDEPKRRAIVEYLDILNVKSKNKSGIALRKPYHPHVERSFEILRDQFVDIIIREQDPWRLDDRYQDLARSVPDYRLSSALLKHWKEDPGSSSASKWRDVDTLYQQLKIKSFDIQDWKREMIFKTMYPRLDVEVSRQMIHLLKSPFCIHPGTGNVCVPFDPSVREFDPFTDAPNLSQLFNEDETKWENTSLKAPIELFNNYVNQLVNDEVKEKRTRDEVKDNLEF; encoded by the coding sequence ATGTCCAACGGTGATACCACGAAACCTCCGAAAAAGATGACCAACGAGCCCTATAAACCTTCGTCGGCGGATTTCGCCAACTATTACGAGAATTTCATGCCATATAAATCGATCTTTCTATGGCTTAATCATTCTCAAGCTCCGCAGAACGATTTCACCCATAGGGAATTTGCATTTGAGTATAAATCAGGAGCATATCAGCGATACAATTCGTTTGCAAATGCGCAGGAATTCAGGAATACGGTAGTAAAAGCACAACCGGTGAGATTTGAAGTCGGTGCAGTGTATCCAATTGAACCTAAACTAAGGAAAAGCGTGTCTAAGAACATGATGAAGCCTTTGATGAAAGAGTTTGTTCTCGATATTGATCTTACAGATTATGATGACGTCAGAACATGCTGTTCCGGTACCAAGATCTGTCCGAAATGCTGGAAATTCATTACTTTAGCCATTAAAATTGTGGATGCAGCACTTCGAGAGGACTTTGGATTCCAGAAATTGATATGGGTCTTCTCTGGAAGAAGGGGTGTGCATTGTTGGATCAGTGACTATCGTGTGAGGATTTTGGACGAGCCCAAAAGACGGGCAATAGTGGAATATTTGGACATTTTGAACGTGAAATCCAAGAATAAATCTGGAATTGCCCTAAGAAAGCCATACCATCCGCATGTAGAGAGATCATTTGAAATTCTTAGGGACCAGTTTGTCGATATAATTATTAGAGAGCAGGATCCATGGCGTCTTGATGATCGATACCAAGATTTGGCCAGATCTGTTCCTGATTACAGACTCAGTTCGGCTCTTTTGAAGCATTGGAAAGAGGACCCTGGTAGTTCTAGTGCGTCCAAATGGAGGGATGTAGATACCTTGTATCAGCAGTTGAAGATTAAGTCATTTGACATCCAGGATTGGAAACGTGAGATGATTTTTAAGACTATGTATCCAAGATTGGATGTTGAGGTGTCTAGGCAGATGATTCATTTACTTAAGAGTCCATTCTGTATTCATCCTGGAACCGGTAATGTATGTGTTCCCTTTGATCCTTCAGTGCGAGAGTTTGATCCGTTCACCGATGCCCCAAATTTATCACAGCTATTTAATGAGGATGAGACTAAGTGGGAAAATACCTCTTTGAAGGCTCCAATAGAGTTGTTCAACAACTACGTGAATCAACTAGTCAACGATGAGGTTAAGGAAAAGAGGACCAGGGATGAAGTTAAGGACAATTTGGAGTTCTAG
- the GPI8 gene encoding glycosylphosphatidylinositol anchor biosynthesis (MEROPS:MER0002477): protein MNCLVLLLSILVSLVAAEGINNTDVSYSHHTNNWAVLVSTSRFWFNYRHIANTLSMYRTVKRLGIPDSQIILMLSDDIACNPRNAFPGEVFNNKDRQIELYGDNVKVDYRGYEVTVEKFIRLLTDRWPKEHPKSKRLLTDEHSNIFIYMTGHGGADFLKFQDAEEIASQDLADAFEQMHEKKRYNEILFMIDTCQANTMYSKVYSPNVLAIGSSEMHESSYSHHSDTEIGVAVIDRFTYYNLEFLENVTRDSPLTMQDLVNSYTLDKIHSNAGVRTDLFDRNLSDVLITDFFGNVQKTVVDDVEDGLLYLADEGSATAPKTEVPSSSSLSARTTGFSGKDNMIKLGSSAGSTSTFKSATVLLSIIFLTVYYVKHL from the coding sequence aTGAACTGTTTAGTGCTGCTCTTGTCAATTCTAGTGTCCCTCGTGGCTGCAGAAGGTATCAATAATACAGATGTTTCATATTCACACCATACAAATAACTGGGCAGTGCTAGTTTCGACATCTCGATTTTGGTTCAACTATCGTCATATTGCCAATACGCTCAGCATGTATAGAACAGTGAAAAGGTTAGGAATCCCCGATTCGCAAATCATCCTTATGCTATCTGACGATATTGCATGTAATCCTAGAAATGCGTTCCCCGGAGAAGTGTTCAATAACAAGGACAGACAAATCGAGCTCTACGGAGACAACGTCAAGGTGGATTACCGTGGTTACGAGGTGACCGTTGAGAAATTTATACGGCTTTTAACGGACAGATGGCCTAAAGAGCATCCGAAATCAAAAAGACTACTTACGGATGAGCATTctaacatcttcatctatATGACGGGTCATGGAGGTGCGGATTTTCTCAAATTTCAGGACGCAGAAGAGATTGCATCGCAAGATTTGGCTGATGCTTTTGAACAGATGCATGAAAAGAAGCGTTATAACGAAATCTTGTTCATGATTGATACTTGTCAGGCAAATACGATGTACAGTAAGGTATACTCGCCTAATGTTTTGGCAATAGGATCGTCTGAAATGCATGAGAGCTCCTATTCGCATCATTCTGATACAGAAATAGGTGTGGCTGTCATTGATAGATTCACCTACTACAATTTGGAGTTCTTGGAGAATGTCACGCGTGATTCTCCGCTTACTATGCAGGACTTAGTTAATTCGTACACCTTGGATAAGATCCATTCTAATGCTGGTGTACGTACTGATTTGTTTGACAGAAATTTATCCGATGTACTCATTACCGATTTCTTTGGAAATGTTCAGAAAACCGTGGTGGATGACGTCGAAGACGGTTTGTTATATTTGGCTGATGAAGGCTCTGCAACTGCACCGAAGACGGAGGTcccatcttcatcttcattaaGTGCTCGTACCACTGGTTTCTCTGGTAAAGACAACATGATAAAACTTGGTTCCAGTGCTGGTTCTACGAGTACGTTCAAATCTGCCACCGTTCTCCTCTCCATCATTTTCCTTACCGTTTACTATGTAAAGCATTTGTAG